A region of the Phaseolus vulgaris cultivar G19833 chromosome 11, P. vulgaris v2.0, whole genome shotgun sequence genome:
aagacCACCAAAAAGATGAAAAGTTACCTCCATGAGCTCTAAGTTGAAGTTATCCTTTGTCAACATCGACTATAACTCTAACAGTCTTCATAAAGGGTCTGCCAAGTATCAAGGGaacctcttcatcttcttttatGTCCATGACAACAAAATCCACAGGGAACATGAACTATTCCACCTTCACCAGAACATCTTCAAACACACCATATGGATATCTGATAGATATGTCGGCCAAATATAATTGCATCTTGGTCGGTTAAACCTCCAAATCTTGTATCTTCCTTAGCATTGCCAAAGGAATTAGATTTATACTGTCCCCCAAATCCAACAAGGCATTGTCTACAGATAAAGCACCTATAGACATTGGAAGATTAAAACTTCCTAGGTCCTTGAAATTTTGAGGCAAGCTTTTTCGAATAAGGACATTGTATCTATCCTCCAACTCTATATTTCTTTCTACAATGTAGCTCCTATTCTTTCGAAATCtttcaaatgttgaatcttgcttcagatttcttgcaaaataatttttaggggGCAATTTGTCaaagaattttctttccttctctttttttaaAGGAGGATAaggatatgataaatctttttcaagaacaCTTCTCGCtttatttttgattttttcttccttacttcttttcttttttctctctaacTCCTTAgtctcatcttctttttcagTTACTACATTATTGCAATGCTCTTTTGGGTTGGTTTGGCTGTCGATTGAAAGCTGGACACTTTGTATTTCTTCAAATTGTTTGGCCACTTTTTCCATCTGGATCTCTATATTCCTGATTGTTGCCATGCTATTTTATTCCCTTATCACAAGCTTAGTCAGGGCGTCTTCAACTTTACTCATTCTTTCAAGCATGGGTGGATCCTCAGCATCAGGTGAATTGTTCTGATAAGAAcagtgaccattaggatgatcaCCTTCACAAAACTCACACCTGATTGATTGACTCTGACTTTGAGATGaatgaacaacatataattgttgGGGAAATTTATCCATTTGTGCGGTTAGCTGCTCAATCTGTTGTGCGGTTAGCCATTCTATTTtcactatttaatattcatatttttgttCAATCTTCTCTCTTTAAGAAGTCATCCaactttttgttaaaatctttatctacagtcatgcttcatttgctggatctgcccccCTAAATAATGGAACCTGTCCCTAggtcaaaatacataacctacaaaatgattaggaggcatataggattttttttatattatttaattttttaatttattttaaataaaatcaggtaataaaacaacataaacCTAAAATGTGGGctgggttgcctcccagtaagtgctcgtttaacgtcatctagcttgacacctatttatttcaaggtgaaaaactccctttgttgcaTCCTTTTGTACACATTCTTCCCCTGCCTTAAAATTTTTaagactataaaaaaaatttaaattacctCCTCATCTTGAGTTCTAACTTGAAGTTCTCCTTTGTCAACATCAACTATGATTGTAGCAGTCTTCATAAAGGGTCTTCCAAGTATCAAGGGAAcctcctcatcttctttcatgtccATCATAACAAAATCCATAGGGAATGTGAATTTATCCACCTTGacaagaacatcttcaaccacaccatatgGATACTTGGTTACTTGATCAGCTAACTTTAAATTCATATTGGTGGGTTTAATCTCCAAATCACCTATTTTCTTCAGCATTGCCAAAGGAACTATATTTACGCTTGCTCCCAAATCCAATAAAGCATTGTCTACAAATAAAGCACCTATAGACACGGGAAGGTTAAAACTCCCTGGGTCCTTGAATTTTTTAGGCAAGCCTTTTTTAATATTGGCACTATATCTATCCTCCAGCtctatatttctttcttcaatatagctcctattctttcgaaatctttcaaatgttgaatcttgcttcaaatttcctgcaaaataaGTTTTAGGGAGCAATTTATCaaagaattttctttccttctctttttttgaAATAGGATGAagatatgataaatctttttcaagaacacctctctccttatttttaattttttcttcctcacttcttttcttttctctctctaacCCTGTCTCATCTTTCTTTTCAGTTACTACATTATTGCAATGCTTTTTAGGGTTGATTTGGCTATCAACTGAAAACCGGCCACTTTTTATTTCTTCAAATTGTTTGGCCACTTTTCCCATATGGATCTCTACATTCCTGATTGTTGCCTTGATATTTTCTTCCCTTATCACAAGCTTTGTCAGAGCGTCTTCAACTTTACTCATTCTTTCAAGCATGGATGGATCCTCAGCTTCAAATGAATTGTTCTGATAAGAACAATGACCATTAGCCTCTACATTCTTCCAACTAGTGACACTTTGATTTGGAAGTGATCTGAGCCAATCCTTAGCCTTTCCTGCCAATGATAAAGAAAACAAGCGCATATACACATTTTCAAGATCACCTGATTGAAAGTCcattgttcccaccaattcatagaATGTAGACAAATGTGAACATGGATCTGTTAGAATGTTTGgctttaaacaagaggggggttgaattgtttaaagggggttttcgaaaaaattttaagctagaatgaaattctttgcaagaaaccagattaggaattcagttagccaagaaacgaaagctcaaaacagcaaagcactagaaaaacaatcggttgtttatgcgaaacaatcggttgtttataccagtaaaacaataacaactgaatttaaaagagtttaagagaagaaagagatacacaaatagtttatactggttcactcttaaaccaagagctataTCGAATCCCCAGAATCCACTGGCAATCCATTAAGCAATCaattacagattacacacaaacaccaccaaagaagtgaccttgatcccctcaagaaacacacttcctttggcttagcacacccaccaagaatgttgatcttgacaacctcaagagcacacaacccttcttggctttacaacaccaaaatgtacaaagtattcagaacgaattacacttgttacaaaatgaactgaaatcaatacaaatgtaatcctattccactatctcttgagaaaaccaaagctcaaaggtgaaaactcaaatcttgaaagcaatctctgaaaaactcaaatctgtttttctctttccttatttgttataaaacattaacaaactatttatagctttcaaatattggtcaaagcatttaaaacaagAGCGCATtaagtttgaaaatcatttaaagcacacttaACGAACAAAACATATTCTATttaagattttcaaacaaagAATCGATTGAtttcacgaaacaatcgattgttttggtttgagagcaagtcaaccaaccaaaacagttttcaaccttttcaaaaacacctaagtgtaaaacaatcggttgtttccacaaaacaataggttgtttttcacttagtttaaaaaacactttaaacttaaaagatttgaaaactcttaagctttagattcaacaaagagtggattacaaagataaactacccagatcatACTCTAAAACACAACAGCAACTTCAAGCAgcttcagccttccatcaaacactaggatttggattctttaaagcttttgatcacacttgattcaacaatctccccctatttgatgaagacagttccttggttgcttgtgttggacttgtttgaatctgaagcagttcttACAAGACAAAGCTTTATACAATACACAACATCTATAGCAGTAGGTTAGAAAAGCAATATTACTAAGCAATGTATcagacaaacaatcgattgtgtcctcaattcaatcgattgtttctgttagcagaagcagaaaacaattttaatttcagAGTTTTGAGAGTTTTAACAGTTTGAAACATTATTATAAAGGATAGACAACACAAAAACACaccaattctccccctatttgtcttcacaaataaaaTTGAAGCACAGTTTTAAGAGAGATTTTGAGAGTCAAGaatgcctaactcatttcttaagaagaaaaacatttcttttggtagtggttttgtgaagatatcagcCAATTGCAGTTTTGTTTCAATGAAATTCACttcacaatctccattgttcACATGATCTCGTAGAAGTGATGGcgaatctcaatgtgcttagttcttgaatgctgaatctgatttttggtgagatttatagcacttgtgttgtcacaaagcaaaggaaccttgctgatcTTCAATCCAAAATCTCCAAGTTGTTGTTTAAGCCAAAGAATTTGTGCACAGCAGCTTCCAGCAGCAATGTATTCAGCCTCTGCAGTAGAAAGAGacacacaagcttgcttcttactatgccaagagatgagacttgatccaagaagatgacaagtgccacttgtgctttttctgtCTAGCTTAtaccctgcaaaatcagaatctgaataaccaattgagtgtataggagagtgagaaggataccatagaccaacattggttcttcctttgagatatttaataatcctctttgcagctttgaagtgagattcctttggatttgcttgatatcttgcacaaagacatacgACAAACATGATATTCGATCTACTTGTTGTAAGATAgagtaaggaaccaattaaacctctgtattttgtttgttcTACCCCTTTTCTAGCAGCATTTGCATCCATATAACAGCTTGAAGGTATAGGTGTGCTTTCTTCCTtgcaactttccatttcaaacttcttgagaatttctttgcaatactttgattgacatagaaagatttcatcctttgtttgcttgacctgcaatccaagaaagaaagaaagttcccccatcatagacatttcaaactcaccttgcatagctgccacaaattcttcacagaaattatcttgtgtagcacc
Encoded here:
- the LOC137805704 gene encoding uncharacterized protein; its protein translation is MDFQSGDLENVYMRLFSLSLAGKAKDWLRSLPNQSVTSWKNVEANGHCSYQNNSFEAEDPSMLERMSKVEDALTKLVIREENIKATIRNVEIHMGKVAKQFEEIKSGRFSVDSQINPKKHCNNVVTEKKDETGLEREKKRSEEEKIKNKERGVLEKDLSYLHPISKKEKERKFFDKLLPKTYFAGNLKQDSTFERFRKNRSYIEERNIELEDRYSANIKKGLPKKFKDPGSFNLPVSIGALFVDNALLDLGASVNIVPLAMLKKIGDLEIKPTNMNLKLADQVTKYPYGVVEDVLVKVDKFTFPMDFVMMDMKEDEEVPLILGRPFMKTATIIVDVDKGELQVRTQDEENNSPDAEDPPMLERMSKVEDALTKLVIRE
- the LOC137805696 gene encoding uncharacterized protein; its protein translation is MATIRNIEIQMEKVAKQFEEIQSVQLSIDSQTNPKEHCNNVVTEKEDETKELERKKKRSKEEKIKNKARSVLEKDLSYPYPPLKKEKERKFFDKLPPKNYFARNLKQDSTFERFRKNRSYIVERNIELEDRYNVLIRKSLPQNFKDLGSFNLPMSIGALSVDNALLDLGDSINLIPLAMLRKIQDLEV